From a single Anaerolineaceae bacterium oral taxon 439 genomic region:
- a CDS encoding cell filamentation protein Fic, translated as MPASKKNRDASRALLSVLKTEKTARLNGGIYHKVQIELTYNSNHIEGSRLTEEQTRSIFDIHAIESDQSPVNVDDIVETANHFRCVDRIIDLARYPLTAALIKKLHGILKNGTSDSRLGWFAVGDYKRLPNEIAGKATTAPEDVPNAMKRLIADYEGSKTKTLDDLLGFHYEFESIHPFQDGNGRIGRLILFKECLRWKIVPFIISDELKFFYYRGLREWKSERGYLRDTCLTAQDTFKKKLDYFEIVYDD; from the coding sequence ATGCCAGCTTCAAAAAAAAACCGGGACGCGTCCCGCGCGCTCCTTTCCGTTTTGAAAACCGAAAAAACCGCCCGACTGAACGGCGGTATTTATCATAAGGTCCAGATCGAACTGACCTATAATTCAAACCATATCGAGGGCAGCCGTCTGACAGAAGAACAAACCCGATCCATTTTCGATATCCACGCAATCGAATCAGATCAAAGTCCGGTTAACGTCGATGATATTGTCGAAACCGCGAATCATTTCCGCTGTGTCGATCGGATCATCGACCTTGCAAGATATCCGTTAACGGCCGCGCTGATCAAAAAGCTGCACGGAATCTTAAAGAATGGAACGAGCGACAGCCGTCTCGGATGGTTCGCTGTGGGCGATTATAAGCGTCTCCCAAACGAAATCGCCGGAAAAGCGACGACCGCCCCGGAAGACGTTCCCAACGCAATGAAACGGCTGATCGCCGATTACGAAGGGAGCAAAACGAAAACGCTCGACGACCTGCTTGGTTTTCACTATGAATTTGAATCGATCCATCCTTTCCAGGACGGGAACGGACGTATCGGGCGGCTGATCTTGTTTAAGGAGTGCTTACGGTGGAAAATCGTTCCATTTATTATCAGCGACGAACTGAAATTCTTTTATTATCGGGGGCTGCGCGAATGGAAGTCCGAACGAGGATACCTTCGCGATACCTGCCTCACGGCGCAGGACACTTTCAAAAAAAAGCTCGACTACTTCGAGATCGTTTATGACGACTGA
- a CDS encoding glutamate formimidoyltransferase, whose product MKKNCQPTLIEAVPNFSDGRNPETIEALRNAVRLTPSVRLVNVHQDADHNRSVFTLIGEGEPLRECALNLVGVAAERIDLETQRGVHPRIGATDVVPFVPLRNASMDDCVRLAREAARQISERYPIPTYLYALASIRPDRTKLSELRRGNYERLKTAIGNDPYFEPDFGPKRLASAGATAVGARPILIAYNVFLVSNRVDHAKEIAKKIRESSGGLPGVQALGLPVGGRAQVSTNLLDYRKTPLNTLFAAVRTEAEKLGESVERAELIGCLPAAALEGVTPEEIGLFDWDESRLLDRSVG is encoded by the coding sequence ATGAAGAAAAACTGCCAGCCAACCCTGATCGAAGCCGTTCCCAATTTCTCCGATGGGCGTAATCCCGAAACGATCGAAGCGCTCCGGAACGCCGTCCGCCTGACCCCGTCCGTCCGTCTCGTCAACGTTCATCAGGACGCCGACCACAACCGCTCCGTGTTCACGCTGATCGGGGAAGGCGAACCGCTGCGCGAATGCGCGCTGAACCTCGTCGGCGTCGCCGCCGAACGGATCGATCTCGAAACCCAGCGCGGCGTTCATCCGCGAATCGGCGCAACCGACGTCGTCCCGTTCGTTCCGCTGCGGAACGCGTCGATGGACGACTGCGTCCGCTTAGCGCGCGAGGCAGCGCGCCAAATTTCCGAACGCTATCCGATCCCGACGTATCTTTACGCGCTGGCGTCGATCCGCCCGGATCGAACGAAACTGTCTGAGCTGCGCCGGGGAAATTATGAGCGACTGAAAACGGCGATCGGGAACGATCCATATTTCGAACCGGATTTCGGCCCGAAACGGCTGGCCTCCGCCGGGGCGACCGCCGTCGGCGCGCGCCCGATCCTGATCGCGTACAACGTTTTTCTCGTTTCGAACCGGGTCGACCATGCGAAAGAAATCGCAAAAAAAATCCGCGAATCGAGCGGCGGACTTCCGGGCGTTCAAGCGCTCGGGCTTCCCGTCGGCGGTCGGGCGCAGGTCTCAACCAACCTCCTCGATTACCGGAAAACGCCGCTGAATACGCTCTTCGCCGCCGTCAGGACCGAAGCTGAGAAACTTGGCGAATCGGTCGAGCGCGCCGAGCTGATCGGCTGCCTTCCCGCCGCCGCGCTCGAAGGCGTGACACCGGAAGAAATCGGCCTGTTCGACTGGGACGAGAGTCGGTTGCTCGACCGCAGCGTCGGATAA
- a CDS encoding amidophosphoribosyltransferase: MNLNTLFQALLNGIMIGGIYSLIGMSLTIIFGVMKVINFCQGELLMLGMYCSYVLYEMIGLGPFESIPIVVIAMFIFGVLLQATLITRSIRIDDDDTNVLFLTAGFGILFSSSMQLIFGTNYKTVPSHLGNTTISIGGALISANKLISFGILIIITVLLFLFLKKTTIGKQIRATSQNRLGADVCGINSKIVYACTYGLGAAIAGIAGACLMSYYYVFPTVGVTYGTRSFIVVTIGTLGNIVGGFFGGLVLGCLETVGAVVVGSAYKETLVYLCFVVILIIKHRIQAKRRA; the protein is encoded by the coding sequence ATGAATTTAAATACACTGTTCCAAGCTTTGCTCAATGGGATCATGATTGGAGGGATTTATTCTCTGATTGGGATGAGCTTAACGATTATTTTCGGCGTTATGAAAGTGATTAACTTTTGTCAGGGCGAATTACTGATGTTAGGAATGTACTGTTCCTATGTCTTATATGAGATGATCGGTCTGGGCCCGTTCGAATCAATTCCGATCGTTGTGATTGCAATGTTCATTTTCGGCGTTCTTCTGCAAGCGACATTAATTACGAGATCAATTCGGATCGACGATGATGATACAAATGTGTTATTTCTTACCGCGGGTTTTGGTATTTTATTTAGCAGCAGCATGCAACTAATCTTTGGTACGAATTACAAAACGGTGCCGAGCCATCTTGGTAATACAACAATTTCGATCGGCGGCGCACTGATCAGCGCAAATAAATTAATCAGCTTCGGAATATTGATAATTATCACTGTGTTATTATTCTTGTTCCTTAAAAAAACAACTATCGGAAAACAAATCCGCGCAACTTCACAAAATAGACTTGGCGCCGATGTCTGCGGGATAAATTCAAAAATTGTTTATGCGTGTACTTATGGGTTGGGCGCCGCGATTGCGGGCATAGCCGGGGCTTGTCTGATGTCTTATTACTATGTTTTTCCCACAGTGGGAGTTACGTATGGAACCAGATCTTTTATTGTGGTGACAATTGGAACGTTGGGGAATATTGTAGGTGGGTTCTTTGGAGGCCTGGTTCTTGGTTGTCTTGAGACGGTTGGCGCCGTTGTTGTCGGCTCTGCTTATAAAGAAACCTTAGTTTATTTGTGCTTTGTAGTGATCCTGATTATAAAACATCGAATCCAGGCAAAAAGAAGGGCTTAA
- a CDS encoding ABC transporter ATP-binding protein: MSDISEMLKIERLTKNFRGLRAVSDVSFTVEEGSITGIIGSNGAGKTTVFNMISGVFVPTSGKIFYKGKDITGMPSHSYSDMGIARTFQIMKPLRHMSVLDNVISGALFGRKKFRSASAAKSFAEEILQFTGLFERRSWLPGEMGTPYRKRLEVARALATDPDLLLLDEVMAGLNTTEIGEAIDLFRKINENGTTILLIEHVMHAVTNLCEEVIVMHHGEKVAEGSPEQVMNNPLVIEIYLGKGDH; encoded by the coding sequence ATGAGCGATATCTCTGAAATGCTTAAAATTGAGCGCTTGACTAAGAATTTTCGCGGTTTACGGGCAGTTTCAGACGTTAGTTTTACGGTTGAAGAAGGTTCGATTACCGGCATTATCGGTTCAAATGGCGCAGGAAAAACGACGGTTTTTAATATGATTAGCGGTGTTTTCGTTCCTACTTCCGGCAAAATTTTTTACAAAGGGAAAGATATCACCGGAATGCCCTCTCATAGTTATTCAGATATGGGAATTGCGCGGACTTTTCAAATTATGAAACCGCTGCGGCATATGTCGGTATTGGATAACGTTATTTCTGGCGCCTTATTTGGTCGGAAAAAATTCAGGTCTGCGAGCGCTGCTAAAAGTTTTGCTGAGGAGATTCTTCAATTTACCGGTCTTTTTGAACGTCGTAGTTGGCTGCCTGGAGAAATGGGAACGCCTTATAGAAAAAGGCTTGAAGTCGCAAGAGCTTTAGCAACCGATCCTGATCTCCTGCTATTGGATGAGGTAATGGCCGGATTAAACACGACTGAAATTGGTGAAGCTATTGACCTTTTTCGCAAGATTAATGAAAACGGGACGACGATCTTATTGATCGAACATGTTATGCATGCGGTTACGAATCTTTGCGAGGAGGTGATCGTAATGCATCACGGAGAAAAGGTAGCTGAGGGTTCACCCGAACAGGTTATGAATAACCCATTAGTAATTGAAATTTATTTGGGGAAAGGAGACCATTAA
- the livF gene encoding branched-chain amino acid ABC transporter ATP-binding protein (with LivGHMJ and LivGHMK is part of the high-affinity branched-chain amino acid transport system; LivFGHMK is specific for the transport of leucine, while LivFGHMJ is a transporter for leucine, isoleucine, and valine) codes for MSGDRLFEVENLEVKYGDIQVIWKESIYINEGEIVAIVGSNGAGKSTTVNACSGMINPCGGSIRYKDIDLAGRTAREYIDHGIILIPEGRQLFPEMSVYENLELGCSSSESRRRKKESLEKVFSWFPKLKERANQLASSLSGGEQQMVAFSRGVMGLPKLLLIDEPSLGLAPNIVDNIFDISRQIASESGIAIILVEQDVRKALKLADRGYVIENGRISIEGKAEELLLNPDIKKAYLGF; via the coding sequence ATGTCGGGCGATAGACTTTTTGAAGTAGAAAACCTTGAAGTTAAATATGGCGATATACAAGTGATTTGGAAAGAGTCGATATATATTAATGAAGGAGAAATTGTTGCGATTGTCGGGAGTAATGGCGCGGGTAAAAGTACGACAGTTAATGCTTGCAGCGGGATGATAAATCCTTGCGGTGGATCGATTCGTTATAAGGATATCGATTTGGCTGGGCGAACGGCGCGTGAATATATTGATCACGGTATCATCCTTATTCCTGAAGGACGGCAGCTATTCCCGGAAATGTCGGTTTATGAAAATCTTGAATTAGGATGCAGCAGCTCTGAATCGAGACGCAGGAAGAAGGAATCGCTGGAGAAGGTATTTTCCTGGTTCCCTAAGTTAAAAGAACGTGCGAATCAATTAGCCAGTTCTTTATCAGGAGGAGAACAACAGATGGTCGCTTTTTCCAGGGGTGTGATGGGGTTGCCGAAGCTGCTGCTTATTGACGAGCCATCATTGGGACTTGCTCCGAATATTGTGGATAATATTTTTGATATATCCCGGCAAATAGCGAGCGAATCAGGCATTGCGATCATACTTGTTGAGCAGGACGTAAGAAAAGCTCTGAAATTAGCCGACAGGGGGTATGTAATTGAGAACGGCCGAATTTCGATTGAAGGAAAAGCTGAAGAATTGCTGCTAAATCCTGATATCAAAAAAGCATATCTTGGTTTCTAA
- a CDS encoding amidophosphoribosyltransferase, producing MEAREFFSKNKSIIVIVCCFLVSATLPIVFQKPYILAILIMTVYIAGCSLAWSILGGMIGQISLGHGAFAALGAYIGAVLYSFLDISPWISMIIAFFVVGIVMTLLLSPCFGLKGAYFSLATIAFGEAFRNIFINWEFVGSGQGMILKIVREESFWMLAFRNKTHYFYVGLFLLFILYLIVRYISESKLGYAFKTIREDEGTASAIGIEPQKYKMIAAFISCGLTGIMGVFYACYVRYISPELMMQNKSLEFVLPAVIGGISTVEGPLLGSLIIVPLSQYLNSTLGSQLPGSNLVVYSIILIAVVLFQPSGLFGWWNSMQQKKKLTLERGPLLDAEGVEQ from the coding sequence ATGGAAGCAAGGGAATTCTTTTCTAAAAATAAGTCAATCATAGTTATTGTTTGCTGTTTTCTTGTTTCGGCTACACTTCCTATTGTATTTCAGAAGCCATACATACTGGCCATTCTTATCATGACGGTCTATATCGCAGGTTGTTCTCTTGCGTGGAGTATTTTAGGTGGGATGATCGGACAAATTTCGCTTGGCCATGGTGCGTTTGCCGCTTTGGGAGCCTACATTGGCGCAGTATTATATAGTTTTTTGGATATTTCCCCATGGATTTCGATGATAATTGCTTTCTTTGTTGTAGGAATTGTAATGACCTTATTGCTGAGTCCGTGTTTCGGATTGAAAGGGGCATACTTTTCACTTGCAACAATTGCCTTTGGCGAGGCGTTTCGGAATATTTTTATAAATTGGGAATTTGTCGGTTCCGGACAAGGCATGATCCTTAAAATTGTGAGAGAAGAATCGTTTTGGATGCTGGCTTTCAGGAACAAAACCCACTACTTCTATGTTGGATTATTTCTACTCTTTATTCTTTATCTTATCGTAAGGTATATTAGTGAATCTAAACTTGGATACGCATTTAAAACAATTCGTGAAGATGAAGGAACGGCGAGCGCGATAGGTATTGAGCCACAAAAATATAAAATGATCGCAGCTTTTATAAGCTGTGGTCTGACCGGGATAATGGGTGTGTTCTATGCCTGCTATGTCCGGTATATTAGTCCAGAATTGATGATGCAGAATAAATCATTGGAATTCGTATTGCCTGCTGTTATCGGCGGAATCAGCACGGTGGAAGGACCGCTTTTAGGATCGTTGATTATTGTCCCTCTATCACAATATCTGAATTCAACGCTTGGAAGCCAGCTCCCTGGTTCAAACTTAGTCGTCTATTCTATTATTTTGATAGCGGTCGTTTTATTCCAACCATCTGGGTTATTTGGCTGGTGGAATTCAATGCAGCAAAAAAAGAAACTCACGCTTGAACGAGGTCCGCTTCTTGATGCGGAAGGAGTTGAACAATGA
- a CDS encoding 2-deoxy-D-gluconate 3-dehydrogenase, protein MLGIGELNLLNKKALVVGGTRGIGLSIAKAYHQLNAEVVIWGRSESGKEVAKSLSTEDAKVNFVPVDLMKTDNFDKCIEITRDYLGGKIDILVNSAGAQFRSSALDYPEEKWREILEINLNAVFFVSQKVAKLMCQQGKGTIINIASMCSFFGSVFIPAYSASKGGVAQLTKALSNEWAQKGIRVNAIAPGYIETELTEDIRSNSPSFYQEITSRIPMGRWGKVEDIQGLAAFLASDLSEYISGAVIPVDGGYLGK, encoded by the coding sequence ATGTTAGGTATTGGCGAACTTAATTTACTAAATAAGAAAGCTCTTGTTGTCGGCGGCACAAGGGGTATAGGCCTGAGTATTGCGAAAGCTTACCATCAATTGAACGCCGAAGTTGTCATTTGGGGCAGAAGTGAATCGGGTAAAGAAGTTGCTAAAAGTTTGTCTACAGAAGATGCAAAAGTAAATTTTGTTCCTGTTGATCTGATGAAAACTGATAATTTCGATAAGTGTATAGAAATTACCAGAGATTATTTGGGCGGAAAAATTGATATTTTAGTGAATTCCGCAGGGGCTCAATTTCGAAGTTCGGCATTGGATTATCCCGAAGAAAAATGGCGTGAAATATTGGAAATAAACTTAAATGCTGTCTTTTTTGTTTCACAGAAAGTGGCTAAATTAATGTGCCAACAAGGAAAAGGCACCATCATCAATATTGCGTCGATGTGCTCTTTTTTCGGTAGTGTTTTCATCCCTGCATATTCGGCCAGTAAAGGAGGTGTCGCACAATTAACAAAAGCATTGTCAAATGAATGGGCTCAGAAAGGAATTAGGGTTAACGCGATTGCTCCCGGATATATCGAAACCGAGTTAACAGAAGATATAAGGAGCAACAGCCCCTCTTTTTATCAAGAAATTACATCGAGGATTCCAATGGGACGTTGGGGAAAGGTTGAAGATATTCAGGGTTTAGCTGCATTTCTTGCTTCGGATCTTTCAGAATACATCTCCGGAGCGGTTATCCCGGTTGATGGCGGTTACCTTGGCAAGTAA